The stretch of DNA AACCTGGGGTTTCTCGCCCGCACGCTCGTATAGTCGATCCCGAGCGAGTCGTAGCCCCCGATAAAGTGGGCGAGGGCCGGGTTTTTCTCCACCAGGTCCCGTCCGCCGTGGCCGACGAACCATTCGGCCGCCGCCTGGAGGTTGGTGACGTGGTACTGGAGGTTTAAGGTATCGAACTCAACGAACGGATTTTTCAGGAGGTTTTTTACGGCCTCGTCGGACTGCACGCCCACCCGTTTCAGAAACCCGTCGGTAACGAGGACCGGCCGTTTCACCTCGGATGCCTCGGGCCCTGCGAGGAAGAGGCTCCGGTGCCGGGGGGTAAGGTCGTCCAGGTCCAGACGGGGGGTGCGGTTGAACACCTCGGCCGTCAGGATGACCTCCATCAGCCGGATGACGTCGTCTCTGCTCTCTGCACTCGACATGGATGTAACATCTTCTATTGTCGGTCTGCTCCGATAATACTATCCATGGTGCGTCGTCACGATGCAGCCGTCGGCGGTGACGATGAGGGTGTGCTCGGCCTGGGAGACGAAGGAGCCAGCCACGTCGTGGAGGACCGGGTAGCCGTGGAGGACCCCGCCTTTCAGGAGGGTCGAGAGGGCGAGGTCGACCTTCTCCTGCGGGAGCCAGCGGCGGGAGAAGGGCATGCCGCGCCGCTCCCTGATCTGATTGAGGATGCGCTTTGCCGAGGGGAGGCGCACCGGCTTGACGGCGATCTGCTGGTAGATCTCGGTCCGCATCCGGTCGCTCACCCGCCCGCTGCCGGTGGTGGCGAAGGGCTCGATGGCGATCGCCATCCCCTCTTCGAGGACGGCGCCGCCGGCGATCCCGACATTCGGGATCGTGGGGGCGGTGTGGATCTGGTACGGGGCGAGGCCGTGGCCGGTGAGGTTTGCGACCGGGAGAAAGCCCCGGCCCTCGATCTCGGCCTGGATGGCGCCCCCGAGTTCGCCGGCGGTGACGCCCGGGCGCACCAGGGCGATGGCGCGGTCGAGGGCGGCGGCCGAGGCGGCGACGAGGGCGTCGTGCCCGCCGAGGTC from Methanofollis liminatans DSM 4140 encodes:
- the map gene encoding type II methionyl aminopeptidase, whose product is MKDEEIEQYLEAGRIAARTLHAGAAMVKPGRSVLEVVDGIEAMILETGAEIAFPLNLSFNEDAAHDTASAGDERTFSAGDLIKLDLGVALDGRIADTALSVDLGGHDALVAASAAALDRAIALVRPGVTAGELGGAIQAEIEGRGFLPVANLTGHGLAPYQIHTAPTIPNVGIAGGAVLEEGMAIAIEPFATTGSGRVSDRMRTEIYQQIAVKPVRLPSAKRILNQIRERRGMPFSRRWLPQEKVDLALSTLLKGGVLHGYPVLHDVAGSFVSQAEHTLIVTADGCIVTTHHG